In the genome of Oryzias melastigma strain HK-1 linkage group LG19, ASM292280v2, whole genome shotgun sequence, the window tgacaaatataaaaaacaagcttaaaaatacatttctaagtATGTCTTTCTTGTGATTTTGTTAATcaggaggggaaaaaatgatgtttgtaaaaagtcgtctttgtgacatagaaaatccGCTGGGCGGGCCCACGAGTTTcttgctccgcccccttttgatgcatccactaatTGATAAATAGATCCACGTTTTCTTCGTCTGGAGACCATAAATtgaaggtgtgaggggctgtaagctagcaggagagagtgtaaacaaagaggcCCTCAGTTACGGGTGCCGGGAAGGCGTTGCTCCGGATCAACAGTcccgtttttggctaaaatcgtCATAACTATAATTAAGACGCTTTGAAATTAGAACAATTGATGACTACAGGattgttcttcttctttcttttccaaTCGTCACAGAAAGGATACCGAGTCCTGGTGCTGCACCGTCCGGGTGCAGATCCCGCTGTGGGCCTGCCAGAACCGGACCGTGTGGTCGTATCCAGCCGTGGCCAGGATGACCGGGTCGCTGCCCACCGTGCCCTGGTTAACGTTCATGCCGCCCCGCAGTCACTGTTCGGAACCACACTCGGATTTACCGTATCCGACCAAAACGATCAACCAGCGACGGCAGCTCCAGCGTTGGAAAGTCAActtaatatatttgttaaagaaaaactaatgtGAACTCGAGAAAACGTTTAAAAATTGGACAAGAATGAGATATTTACATTACCTGGAACCAATGTTCCAAAATGCGGTACGTCTGAATAACACGTCCCCGAGAAACAAATAACCGGATTACAAACGTTCCGCTTTGAAAAACGCgtttgaaaaaaagagggaaatacGGTTTATATCGTATTTATATATTCATCCAATCGTCCAAAAAATTTACCAACGCATAAAGGAGGTggaatatttaaagaaaatcgcTTTTCCGACCCAATTTTGGGAAAATTATGAACTTGTATGTTCAAGtgcaaaagttaaattaaagacTTCAGGAGTGTCAAAAATTACGACCAATTCCTgtttatttcccattttattaatttattcccatttttttgtttgtttgtggtcTGTGATGTTTTAGATCATTCTTTTACTTTAGAAAATGGCGGTTCATTCCacgtttttatcaaaattcagacttttttaaacatctttaatATGTTATTTCCTGAAACATataaatttatatttcaaaGCAATTGCGTAAATTAACATCTTATAtaaatttgatgtatttattgtttatttgcaaaaaaatatttgaaataaaccaattttgCTATGACATcaacatgaataaaatgaattttctgaTCATAAATTAGACATTGTTTTCAgaacaactttattaaacaTGAACAGTTTAACAAACAATAAATTAGTCAATgtaaataagttaaataaataatggatcAGACGTTTCAATAGGTGCAGAACATGAACAGCAGACGTCGTGTTTGGttcacagctgctgcaggacgGCCGACATGTGCTGCTTCACCTCTCCGGGGTCGGCCAGAGAGCAGGTGAGGATCACCGTCCTGATGCCGCTCTTCCTCCTCGCCGAGGGAAGGATCTGCAGCAGAGGGTCTCGTGATTTAAAGAATAATCATACGAACATGCAGCTGAATTACCTTCAGGCAGATTTTGCATCTTTCCAGGAGGAGCTTCCACTTCAGAGCGGTGCGCTGATCGTCGCTCAGACGGATGAACTCGTCCGTCTGAAAGCAGGCAGAGACgtttctgtttctgtgaagCGGTTCGGAGTCGATTCTTCTGCGGTGACTGACCGAGCAGCCCAGCGTCTGCTCCGCCGCGGCGCCCCGGAGGCTGCAGGCCTGCAGCGTGCCGGTGTGGTCGGTCACGTCCACCAGCAGGTCGAAAGCGGTGGAGCCGGAGAACGGCTGCTCCCTCCCCGGACACAGCTGGTTACTGCAGCTCCGCATGTCCGCGGCCGCCTGGAACTTACACTTACAGCTGGAAAAAACAATCACAGCTCTGAGAGGAGACGGACGAAGGACGCCGCGACCTTCAGGTGAACAGACCAGCGAGTCTTGATGACTTTGGAGACGGAGGAGTCCAGATCCAGCTTGGAGATGAAGCTGTAGGTGAGGCCAAAGAAAGTGTCGGGTTGCTCTTTCGCCTTCAGCTTCAGCTGGTTTACGGTGTAAACATCAGTGATGGAGTCCACTGCCAACaaacatcacaaataaaaccacaaaatacTCCCCAACTAGGACAAAATCTGGATTTAATTATTCCATTTCTGTATTTCTAACTCAATTTTCCTGATTCAAAGAACGAAGTTTCACCCTATTTACCtttaggggcggagctaaaccTTTTATTGGACGGGCCTTTGGAAGGGTGGAAAATgagattgttttaattgttatttaatttaaattatttctttagttATTTTGCAATGTTTATAGAAGCTTGGATTGATCATTTAATAATTGATCAATAAAATTGGAGGGCTAAGGTTTTCGGTGCCCCcagttagctccgccccttttacCTTTTGGTTTAGGGACACACCTGatattaaactttaatatttgttcaaatttattatatttcataataaagcAATCCATTTTGTAAACAGTgttcccccccccaaaaaaatattagttttttttaaatatattatactttattattacatttaatgttataatatttgatatttataatttaaaataaaaacacttaaagaaaCTGGTTAATTTCTTGGTTTAAAGACctcaaatatgatttttttaaagttttgacacaaaaagacaaaaaaaaactaaaataataaagctATAAAATCTTTGTTAATATCAATGACATAATTGACTATCTCAGTCAAATACtctttaaaatttattttttttatgttctttttgtttttaaaaaattgtcctgcaaacagaagttttaacgccttaaagacacttttgatgaaaatcaggtttttggtgtttttaacattctattttgccatttttctgatgaacaaggacatatttaaagaaaattaagcttaaaattcaatttctgagtacttttttattcaaattgttttgaatcagaagcaaatgaaaatatgcagcttaaaaaaatcatattttgaggTAGAAAATCTGCTGGGTCGGCTACAAGCTCCATCCTGATGGATCCATTGGAGACAATAGATCCgtgagcgtctttgttttcctcgtctgaactggaatctggatcaaatctGCTCGATTGGTTAGAAacaatatttactgtttttgttgcaccgctaatgttaagtTTGGGGTCTGAAGGGCTGTAATATGGGGTCACATCAGGATCAGCtcaaagtgaatgaaaaacaagaatgtaaatgtgaaaaaaaaatgaacatttgaaagtaattttaaacttgaaaataaatcatgaaaaattaaaggaattattgaaaatttgaaaaaactgaaactgaaaacaaacggaaaaactaaaaaatgaaaagtttaaagtacaaataaacttttatttctttaattggtaacaattttagtttctttttattcaagttccaaatttacatttttttttcagatgttcaaatttattttttccaattttcagtaattccttcaagttttcatgatatattttcaagtttaaaactgctctcaaattttcacttttttgttttccattttcaatcttgtttttcattcactttaagctgatcctgactCGACTCCACActgtaagccagcaggagagtgtaaacagagaactctcagctaTGGGTGATGGGATTGCTCTGCACCAACGCCCACAagtcaaaggtgaatttctaaaaatctctctgcagaaacgtatttttttgcttttcctaAAAGCACcgtaaacataattaaaaaacagtttggggcattttgaaaacagatgaaaagatgatcagagtgagtctttaaacgGCCAATATTAAGTAGAATAaatgttttgagcttttaagtgtattttattgtcaatttctcataaaaaaaaaaaaaaaaaaaacccaaaagcaaTATTTGGATACATTTACAAAACTCTGAGCGTTCCTCTCCTTCTCTACTCAGGCTGAGGGTGTTGTATGGGTtctatacaatttttttttcctctttttaatacttaataatatttttatgtaaaacactgAGTGACACAATTTGGAAAAGTGCCGTACAAATAAAGctcgatttgatttgatcccCGAGAACGGCTGTTCCTCCACATTCATTCGTATGAATGtggaggaacagccccttccaggaagagtcgtGGAGCTAccggtgatcagcaaaacactttcactcTATATGCACAtcaatttttgcaaaagttatgtagtttgtttttgtgggaacAACGGAGACGACTGAGGCTGGTTTTAGGATGATGTTGTGGGCGGAGCGAAAGGCGGACCCTCAGAGATGGAGGCGTTTTACCTCCAGGTAGAAAAAGAGctgcaaaaataactcatatttcataaaaaatgtgttctttggtGTGGTAaattatgatcatatatatgaatatatatcagtggcgggccgtgcatttcacacctaggccttcagtagtgctccatccgaatcaacccaaccctcaataactattttatggcaataaaacttctagtgcaggtacagctgccacacacacaccaaaatcataaaaaataacctgataaaattgcaatattatgtagggagatagcaaaattttactcaccaaaaatccagattatttaaacacaaaatccatcctttctatcctcaagaagatttcaatcactctgtcgtgcagaatccatgcgtttcacagatagaaagtgttccgtggctgttataagctggaaaaggctgcatgcgggaaatgttctggtattcctgaagcctctcgtggtccaggagggagacaaacatcagtttttgtgatgatcaaggtctgtgtctggaaaataatatttgcgcgaggattttgcgctgcacgcgcccgcggtgcgttcaggagcctcgtagatttcagcttcactcccgctcaatggagtcacggaactcctttacccgtgccagacaaaactgtgccacaactttacccagacattcattttccaccaaaaatcagacgatcagacgctttccactggtaacatcttcaaacctgacacgccgctcctcggcacctgtgtccgtcagcagaaccagagcgagctgcgagctgtccaatcaaagctcgtgaaaatcctgacgtttccgtgggccttctagctggcctagcacgtggtctcctccagatctgattggttgaagcaacagtttggtcgacaattattttatgctacagggcccgcagaactgattgtgaaggcctccgggcagatttctttgaccctagcaacaaatggtgctgcaatgtgattggttaatgcttaaataggaaaatacacgtctggaagcagcgcagccagggagacagcaatgaaaggacgaagacagagcatttggaattatagaatacgtattcacggaaataaataataattaatatcagtctgtgattcagatatttttaggccagcagagaaggccttgcaggccctgacggcccgccactgatatatataCAGGCCCTTTAATctgttattaatatttaaaaaaaataagaaaaaaactactttaaagtggaagaaaatgacaaaaacataagTTTTCGGTTTTTAGGAGGGAAATGTGTTTTGAgatgtttattttccttaaatatatgaagaaaaataaaactttttggaGCAGAACCCACCGGCCGGATCGTCGGCCTCGTCGTGGTCCAGAGCTCCGGACTCGGACATCTGCTTGGCGTAGCTGAACAGCAGGCTGGCCTCTCGGGAGTCTGAAGAAACAGAAAGTGACCGCGTCTCTCCCTCCGTCGATGTTCTACTGACTCCTGGGATTTCTTACCAGGGTTGACAGTAATGACGCTCCTGGAGTTCACGGTTGCCATCATGCCACCACGAAAGCTGTCGAAGCTGACCTTCGCGTCGGCGAGGAAGAGCACTTTGAAGGGAGTTCAGACGGTTACGGTAAACACTTCAGTCCTCCAGAGAATTCAACATTTTCTGTGTGTGATGAGCCGTTCACAGACCCGCCTCCCGGGGAATCAgcgtctgcagcagctggatgCTCTCCTTATCCCAGCTGTGAGGACAGCAGAGGTCAGGGGGGTCAAACAGGCCGGAAAACCCACCGAACACTCACCAAACCAGAGGGAAGGAGGACACCGAGTCGTCGAAGAGCTTCACTTCCATCCTCTGTCCTCGGCGTCCGTCTGAGGTGGTGAACTGTTTGGGTTCACTGATCTGAAGACACCAAAGGATTTAACAGATTTTAggtcatcaaaaataaaacttgatcaaaagacaaacaaacaagtcatttctaaaaataaaaagcaaaataaggcACTAAAAGAActatatttaaatacaaaatgagttaatacacaaaaaaaacctcaaatgtgAGAACAGAATTTGACCGAGTTCAGCTGCAAAGcaggacaaataaaaatgattcctCCAGTAAGGTTTCTTCTATACTTTCCTGTaacttttccttattttagaaAGGATAaaagtatggagctaaatttgggccaatattatttgggccattttgtatttgtaaaatgtccaaaacggtttgattttctaaaataaacgtaattattttcagcttcaaatgttctattattttggtttcataacttaaaatttcaacttcaaaaacttagaaaacatttttttttcttttcttaaaacttttcGCCAAAACGGGGCCAAAAAATTTTCAGTTacgaaaaaaaggagaattgaaagtggaaaaaaaggtttgaaattgaaattttgagtttaaaataaaaaaaatagaatatttgaagctgaaaataattaagtttattttagaataccaaaaaattttacattttccttttttttgtccaaacaacattttctttaatttgttttatttgggtttcaaataatattggccctaatttagctccatataatgtgtttttttcctgctatatttaataaaacatctaaaaaatctTGCATTAAATTGACTTAAATTATTTGATCACCTCAgttagtgctgggcgatatgacatTATACATCACTTTTCTCGTTTACATGTtgcatcaaaaaaataaagtcagagaaaagtaaattattacatttttgccattttttttcagagaataactgcaAATATACTTTGTCATatacttaaataaatattattattgtgatacaaattttaaatttacaatgaaacatttttttccatatttcccCGCACTAAACTCAGTAAATGAAAATTCCGCTTAAATATCTATGTGCTAGTCATTAATcccatgttttttattttaagctgttttttttagaacaaaaagtcttaaagtttttaaattctaGTGTAATTTTCTTCTATATTTTTcttagcaataaaaataatttagtgaaaaaagttataaaaaatctgtgattttcaactcatattttacctttactatattttttaaaggtcaactcaattcttttttgaaaattttttgtctaaatgttttctgtgataaaaccgcaatttaaaatttaagagaactgaaagaaaagactcaaaacaattagaaaatctggtagaaatttaaataaatgctttaaattgCCGCACCGTTTTGACAGCTGCCAGTATATTAATCACCGCGCCATCCAGTTTCTGCCCGTTGGCCATAATGTCGCCCAGCGAGTAGAAATCGACGGAGTCCTTCGCGGGCAGGTGCATCAGCGGCAGCAGCCCGTCCACCGTGTCCGTGTCCGTGCACAGCAACACCTGCGAATGAGGCTCCACCACCAGCAGCCTGTAGTGGCTAACAGCACACGAGACGGTGAAACGGCGCCTCTACCACCACTCGGTACCTCAGAGTTTGCACACAATTTCCCACAGGTTTTCCCTAATTCTTCCTCAGCTGTCAGAGACAAATGTGACAGTCAGAAAAAATGCTACCTTGGTGTTGCCGGGCAGAACTTATCTTTCTCTGGGTCTTTGCTGGAAACTAGAGGATTCTCAACTGTGACTGGAAACAGGGAAATAATTTGTCTAAtttgcacaaaatgtttttcattaaacacattttttttttttttgtccataagAAAATTGATAATTTTACCACAGTCACCGATCCTGAAGTTATCAGCGAGACTGTTAATGTATCCTTGATTTCCCCAGGCGGACACATTTATGAAGAAGTCTGGAGAGTCTCTAATGGTGAAGCCAAACGTGAAGCGCTCAACTTCAGAATCTGGTAGACAAAACAGGAGGAatcaccacaagagggcgctACAACATAGGACACCAGCAGGCAATGAATTCCAAAGCATTTTGTGAGTTCATTTGTACCAACTTTTTCTGTTCGGGAAGCTTCTGACATCCGTCTTTGCAATGACAATCccaaaaactttctaaaaaaaagttaaaaagagagAAGTTCTTTATgtgtaaacagatttttttaatatataaccTAAGTTTTAATACTGTATTTgggtcatttaaataaaaatcattcaaatgaaATTCCATATTcaacaagaaatgtatttatttaagtcATTTCTTGTTCTTTGTAGATGTAAATATAGATATTAGTGAAGAAAAGTCAAAAGAAAGGGACTCAGTTGCGTCTAACTTCCTGACCAATCACCTGCTGTTTCTAAGCATTCTGGGTAATGGAGTCATTTTgaaattacagtttaaaatcGGTCTTTGTATGAATTAAACCGGTATTAAACCACACTcaacccccaaaaaactttacTAAATAACTATAATTAGCTCATATACGGCATAAAtaattataactttaataataaGAATTTCTATTTATAAACTGACATAAAATCAGGCGAACTTACCGGATGAGAAAAGCTGGGATGAAGCTCAGAGATGTTAATGTAACTGTGAAAAGCCAttccacaaataaaataaatcgtTAAACctaaaagagacaaaacaaacgttattttttaagactattttcgGGGTTgttaacagaaaaagaagaagctaaCTTTAGCTAAACTAGCATCCTTAAAAATAGCCGCTAGCTAAAATTAGTTAGGAATTACTGATTTAACACCTAAAATATCGgcgtaaaataaaatgtattatctCAAAATGTAATATAACCGAGTAATAAATGCGATTCATATGCCGCAGAGCTGCTGTTATAACGTaataggtattttttttttgttttattacctGCTTTAGTCAATACGAGATTTTCGCGCTAAAGGCGCAACACATGTTGCATTCAAAGCCGTCGGAAATTTCATATAcgacagaagaaaacaaacgaAGATGCCTTCAATGGTCCTCTATTTTATTGTAAcgtacttttaaaataaaccgaattagcatttttatcattttatgacGATTTTATTAATATGATCAACCACACACTCATATAAATAACCAAATTTAGGAGgaaattaacatatttaaatcCTTTGGAGtgaaaagagcaaaaactgaacttttcgATCCGAATATCAGTCTGATCTCACAACTGTTCTTCTAAAAATGGtcaaacatttccaaaaatgtctaaactgtACGGGAAGACTTCCCAGAAAAGGCTAAATCTGTTGTAGCTCTAAAGACAGCACATTAAATCCGCGGATTATGACTGAGATGTAACTCAGAGTTCATGTCCAAAGGGAGATGAGTGGATCACAATGTCagctttgttttgaaatataCTCAACATTTCCTGTATTATTTCATAAATCTGTGTTTAGACATCCACTATGAAATGTCTTCACTGTATTTCTGCTCATCACCTCCTTTTAACCATTTGATGATGTAGTATAATCTCCAAATGTGTCACCAAACTGTTCAGATTCGTTCAAAAATGTGACTTTCTTTGAGGAAAGacattgatttatttacacaagtttgaaattttaaatttaaatgtcatCAGGCTTGTTTTAAAACTCCACGTGAGTCCATTAATCACAGCACACCAGGTCAAATCATCATCAGATAAATGATGTGAAGCCTGTTTGGAgtttaatgatttattaaagATTAATGCACGGTCCCTGTTCTCATTAATCACACTTTGACTCGGCTGTTTTTCTGAAAGTGGATTGAAAAAACGGGCAAACGTCTTTATGAGATCTGtgtaaactcagtttttgtaaataaaactccttaaatgtataaatacaatttaaataaaaaaaaaacaacccaaaaacaaaTAAGCATTGATGAAACATTTAAGCTTTTAGTGTtctttgaagatgtttttctgtcatcCCTGCTGGTCAAAAGGAACTTTGAACACAGTGAATGACCCTCccccaaaaatgatgacatcacaacgggagaaaccattaaaaagaaaaaaaaatggggccAAAATCAATTACGggactcaaaataaaaaataaaaaacgttttgaaatccactaacaaaaccaaaaccaaaaatgttggcGATATCCAAAGAACGTTtcaaattattatgggatggccacaggaacTATGatttggcggccattttgtggcaaaatttgaaatttggcaattttgacatttttgcataatatggggggaaaaaactacttttctttGAGGGATCTTCCCGAAAATTTACCAAGACACCAGTGCAAGTCTACAACCCCAAGTTTTGGTGACCTTTAACCTCGGACAAAGGCTAgcatcttgatttaaaaaaataaaaaaataaaaaaaaaacactaactaGTGGTTTTGATCTATAGTCTCCTAACTCCTCAAGCCTCATTGGAAAGAAACTTGGTAAAAAAATTTGGCTTTAAAGTTTGCAGTATTTGAACTACGTTAGCATGGCTAGCTcacaaaagtggcgttcccTTGTTGCTCCcacattttttacaagaatattgtgaaaatctaaTAGATGAATcccctggctcaagctgaatcAAACAATATAACACACATTATGAACATATAgcaatgtgggcgtggttaacaaaaaaaaactctgttgctaaggaaatgcaaaaaattaCTTTctccgattcttctaaaaattacatagatctGATCGCCACCCCTgggtgaccaaaaaataaaatggttgctatggagataaaccaaccgAAAACCCGcccttttgaaaaaaacatgttttttttcacgaacttgcagctctgaccagggtGGCAGAGGCAGAAGGGGAGAGTGAGGGGCGTGTATCGACTCCACAGTCGATAAAAGCTCatagctttaatattttattattcattttcaaagatttctggtaaaaatgtatttatttttgtgctttctgttttaaacaacttttttggctaagaGAACACAAGgtttagaaacatttaaagttgtgGTGCGTGGACGCTTGTGTGGGTGTGAATGTTTTCCTTCAGTTGATTGAGTGTTGAGCCCGGTTCCCTCTGTAATTAGCTTCTCTGACCTCATTTAGACTCCACTTTTCCCATTTAAAGCTACATACCAGGAGCagaatttttatgattttctgcCTTGAGAGTCTATTgtggtgtaacaaaaaaatatattca includes:
- the meiob gene encoding meiosis-specific with OB domain-containing protein, whose product is MAFHSYINISELHPSFSHPKVFGIVIAKTDVRSFPNRKNSEVERFTFGFTIRDSPDFFINVSAWGNQGYINSLADNFRIGDCVTVENPLVSSKDPEKDKFCPATPSHYRLLVVEPHSQVLLCTDTDTVDGLLPLMHLPAKDSVDFYSLGDIMANGQKLDGAVINILAAVKTISEPKQFTTSDGRRGQRMEVKLFDDSVSSFPLVCWDKESIQLLQTLIPREAVLFLADAKVSFDSFRGGMMATVNSRSVITVNPDSREASLLFSYAKQMSESGALDHDEADDPAVDSITDVYTVNQLKLKAKEQPDTFFGLTYSFISKLDLDSSVSKVIKTRCCKCKFQAAADMRSCSNQLCPGREQPFSGSTAFDLLVDVTDHTGTLQACSLRGAAAEQTLGCSTDEFIRLSDDQRTALKWKLLLERCKICLKILPSARRKSGIRTVILTCSLADPGEVKQHMSAVLQQL